In one Spirosoma rigui genomic region, the following are encoded:
- a CDS encoding HipA family kinase has product MPQSQPELRTVNVTRYVTPLREGGSLPAIVEADDDFLYVLKFRGAGQGAKALIAELIAGELARMLGLRLPELVFVTLDAAFGRTEPDEEIQDLLRASEGLNLGLHYLSGAITFDPLVTVVDARLASEIVWLDCLITNVDRTARNTNMLIWHKELWLIDHGAALYFHHSGQPWEEQARRPFAPIKDHVLLPRATELDIVDADFRALLTPDRIQSIVRLIPDEWLLTDDPSAESPDERRRIYAQFLETRLANSQLFVNAANDARNALV; this is encoded by the coding sequence GTGCCCCAAAGCCAACCTGAACTCCGAACCGTCAACGTTACGCGCTACGTCACGCCCCTGCGTGAGGGCGGCTCCCTACCGGCCATTGTCGAAGCCGACGATGATTTTCTGTATGTGCTAAAGTTCCGGGGGGCGGGGCAGGGGGCCAAAGCGCTCATTGCCGAACTGATTGCCGGTGAACTGGCTCGAATGCTCGGTTTGCGGCTTCCTGAACTGGTATTTGTCACGCTCGACGCAGCTTTTGGCCGGACCGAACCCGACGAGGAAATTCAGGACCTGCTGCGGGCCAGCGAGGGGCTGAACCTGGGCCTGCACTATTTGTCGGGCGCTATCACGTTCGATCCCCTCGTGACAGTGGTCGACGCCCGGCTGGCATCGGAGATTGTCTGGCTCGACTGCCTGATTACGAATGTGGACCGGACGGCGCGCAATACCAACATGCTGATCTGGCATAAAGAACTATGGCTAATCGACCACGGCGCGGCCCTTTATTTTCACCATTCCGGTCAGCCGTGGGAAGAGCAGGCCCGCCGGCCATTTGCGCCTATTAAAGACCACGTTTTACTCCCCCGCGCCACCGAACTTGACATTGTCGATGCCGATTTTCGGGCGCTGCTGACACCGGACCGTATTCAGTCGATCGTTCGGCTCATCCCCGACGAGTGGCTACTGACGGACGACCCATCGGCGGAGTCGCCCGACGAACGACGCCGAATCTACGCCCAGTTTCTGGAAACCCGGCTGGCTAATTCACAACTCTTTGTCAACGCTGCGAATGACGCCAGAAATGCACTTGTTTGA
- a CDS encoding MBOAT family O-acyltransferase, translated as MVFNSYTFIVFFAIVLILHNLPLSWTVKKVNLLLGSYLFYALWNPPFILLLWLSTVVDFYMARLIAGEQQPLRRKLLLAVSLVLNLGMLSYFKYGGFLLDNFTALLSTVGIVFQAAKPDIILPVGISFYTFVTLSYTLDVYRRKFDPEPSFLNFALFVTFFPHLVAGPIVRPEDLIPQFKTLRRATAEQLSWGLFLLSLGLFMKVTVADGLLADTADLIFSLPFPVQMLDAWTGVLAFSSQIFCDFAGYSTCAIGVSLCLGFVLPDNFRYPYAAIGFQDFWRRWHITLSTWLRDYLYIPLGGNRRSPLRTYVNLMITMLIGGLWHGASWTFVVWGALHGLFLCAERLIRQRMVNRQPPVTEPVVEGSIIRQASMGPSIPLGSPAGQLALALLTLFFVNITWVFFRAPTFGGAMLLLLSMVGRFPAGVAMLTNTAIVTVSAVTILLIACHWFMRNSSLAELAKRLPWWALSLGWAGMLILVMLTQKGSSSFIYFQF; from the coding sequence ATGGTTTTTAACTCCTACACATTCATTGTTTTCTTTGCCATCGTTCTGATCCTGCACAATTTGCCGCTTTCGTGGACGGTAAAAAAGGTAAACCTGCTGCTGGGTAGCTACCTTTTCTATGCACTCTGGAATCCGCCATTTATTTTACTGCTGTGGCTGTCGACAGTGGTCGACTTTTATATGGCCCGACTCATTGCCGGGGAGCAGCAGCCCCTGCGCCGGAAACTGCTGCTGGCGGTGAGTCTGGTACTGAACCTGGGTATGCTGAGCTACTTCAAATACGGAGGCTTCCTGCTCGACAATTTCACTGCGCTGCTGTCGACCGTGGGTATCGTTTTTCAGGCCGCCAAACCGGATATTATTCTGCCGGTGGGGATTTCGTTTTATACCTTCGTTACGCTCTCCTACACACTGGACGTGTACCGACGCAAGTTCGACCCCGAACCATCGTTCCTGAATTTTGCGCTCTTCGTTACGTTCTTTCCCCACCTGGTGGCGGGCCCGATCGTTCGACCGGAGGATCTGATTCCGCAATTCAAAACGCTCCGCCGGGCCACCGCCGAACAGCTGAGCTGGGGACTGTTCCTGCTGTCGCTGGGCCTGTTCATGAAGGTGACCGTGGCCGATGGGCTGCTGGCCGACACCGCCGACCTGATCTTCTCGCTACCGTTTCCGGTGCAGATGCTCGACGCCTGGACGGGGGTGCTGGCGTTTTCATCTCAAATTTTCTGCGACTTTGCGGGCTATTCGACCTGCGCCATTGGCGTGTCGTTGTGTTTGGGCTTTGTCCTGCCCGATAACTTCCGCTATCCCTACGCAGCCATTGGCTTCCAGGACTTCTGGCGTCGGTGGCATATCACTCTGTCGACCTGGCTGCGCGATTACCTCTACATTCCGCTGGGTGGTAACCGGCGTAGTCCCCTTAGAACGTATGTCAATCTGATGATCACGATGCTGATTGGCGGGCTCTGGCACGGAGCCTCATGGACGTTCGTTGTGTGGGGTGCGCTACACGGACTATTTCTGTGCGCCGAACGGTTAATTCGCCAGAGGATGGTGAACCGGCAGCCCCCGGTGACCGAGCCGGTGGTAGAAGGAAGCATTATCAGACAGGCGTCTATGGGACCGTCGATCCCGCTGGGAAGTCCAGCGGGGCAACTTGCGCTGGCTTTACTGACGCTGTTTTTTGTGAATATCACCTGGGTCTTTTTTCGGGCGCCCACCTTTGGCGGAGCCATGCTGCTCCTGCTGTCAATGGTTGGTAGGTTCCCCGCAGGGGTAGCCATGCTCACCAATACGGCCATCGTAACGGTGAGCGCCGTGACCATCCTGCTCATTGCCTGCCACTGGTTCATGCGAAACAGCTCATTGGCAGAACTGGCAAAGCGGCTCCCCTGGTGGGCTCTGAGCCTGGGCTGGGCGGGTATGCTTATTCTGGTCATGCTGACTCAAAAAGGCAGCAGTTCATTTATTTATTTTCAGTTCTGA